The following proteins come from a genomic window of Pirellulaceae bacterium:
- a CDS encoding LamG domain-containing protein, which translates to MTLKLLLSCAGLCIATMWTCAPVHADLVGLWRFDEAANPQPDSSAFGNDAEVIEATWVNDDERGGAMNFEGQGNGVPEQWLEVPDSDSLSIEETGLTIAAWANFAQFDTWNSIVAKTGANAQNKPSPYDVYTLQQGDGRVQLYVGEGDGGLQASQALDPPEAEVWTHITITMDEDGEVVHYLDGEENGDAFIDRETVFLIDEDMPLFIGSRLDGTTNMDGMLDDVAIFNHALTSDEVLAIMSGDFNAYLDNVSGDYNGDGMVDVADIDLQSVAMADAAPDLGVFDENNDGLVNRADRMIWVKDYAKTWVGDANLEGEFNSSDLVQMFSSAKYDRPKDASWADGDFDGNMRFDSGDLVAAFSDGGYEKGPLASPAVVPEPTTAWLMLGAWGGLVFRRR; encoded by the coding sequence ATGACTTTGAAGTTGCTATTGAGCTGTGCGGGTCTTTGCATCGCCACGATGTGGACTTGTGCTCCAGTTCATGCCGATCTGGTTGGGCTTTGGCGTTTTGACGAGGCGGCCAATCCTCAGCCCGATTCCAGCGCGTTCGGTAATGATGCCGAAGTCATTGAAGCCACTTGGGTGAATGATGATGAGCGGGGCGGGGCGATGAATTTTGAGGGACAAGGTAACGGTGTACCCGAACAATGGCTTGAGGTTCCGGACTCCGATTCACTCTCAATTGAAGAAACCGGGTTAACGATTGCCGCTTGGGCCAACTTCGCTCAGTTTGATACTTGGAATAGCATTGTCGCCAAGACGGGGGCGAACGCACAAAACAAACCCTCTCCCTACGATGTCTATACGTTGCAACAAGGTGATGGACGCGTCCAATTGTACGTTGGTGAAGGTGACGGGGGGCTGCAGGCTTCTCAAGCCCTTGACCCACCCGAGGCAGAAGTTTGGACGCATATCACCATCACGATGGACGAAGATGGAGAAGTCGTGCATTATCTCGACGGAGAGGAAAATGGCGACGCCTTTATCGATCGCGAAACTGTATTTCTGATTGACGAAGACATGCCATTGTTTATTGGCAGTCGACTTGATGGCACAACCAATATGGATGGAATGTTGGATGATGTGGCCATCTTCAATCACGCCCTGACCTCGGATGAAGTGCTCGCGATCATGTCGGGTGACTTTAATGCTTATCTTGATAACGTTTCCGGAGACTACAACGGGGATGGCATGGTGGATGTTGCTGACATCGACCTGCAGTCCGTTGCGATGGCTGACGCAGCACCGGACCTGGGAGTTTTCGATGAAAATAACGATGGGCTCGTTAACCGTGCTGACCGGATGATTTGGGTGAAGGATTATGCGAAGACATGGGTGGGCGATGCAAATTTGGAAGGTGAGTTCAATAGCTCGGACCTTGTGCAGATGTTCAGCTCCGCGAAATACGACAGGCCCAAAGATGCGAGTTGGGCGGATGGTGATTTTGATGGCAATATGAGATTCGATAGTGGTGATCTGGTGGCCGCTTTTAGCGATGGTGGCTACGAGAAGGGGCCGCTTGCCTCGCCCGCTGTGGTTCCCGAACCAACGACCGCTTGGTTGATGCTGGGGGCTTGGGGGGGGTTGGTGTTCCGGCGACGCTAG